From Micromonospora echinospora, one genomic window encodes:
- a CDS encoding HAMP domain-containing protein translates to MTTARTTAGADSAASDHETVLGELAAALRRVGQGDFKVRLPRRAGVAGDVVDAFNDVVSLQERQYFDLRRISRIVGREGRLTERLDEEGLDGSWAEGQRAVNSLIDDLGRPTTEIARVIVAVADGDLSQHMALEMDGRPLRGEFLHIGRTVNTMVDQLSSFSSEVTRVAREVGTEGKLGGQADVRGVAGTWKDLTDSVNTMASNLTDQVRSISQVATAVSGGDLSRKITVSAKGEVAELAHTMNGLTDTLRLFAEQVTRVAREVGTEGKLGGQAEVPNVAGTWKDLTDSVNSMASNLTAQVRNIAQVSTAVARGDLSQKITVAAQGEILELKDTVNTMVDQLSSFADEVTRVAREVGTEGKLGGQAQVRGVSGTWRDLTENVNQLAGNLTSQVRNISQVSTAVAKGDLSQKITVDARGEILELKSTVNTMVDQLSSFADEVTRVAREVGTEGKLGGQAQVKGVSGTWRDLTDNVNSMASNLTSQVRNIASVTTAVAKGDLSQKITVDARGEILELKSTVNTMVDQLSSFADEVTRVAREVGTEGKLGGQAQVRGVAGTWRDLTDNVNSMASNLTAQVRNIAQVSTAVAKGDLSQKITVDAQGEILELKNTVNTMVDQLSSFADEVTRVAREVGTEGKLGGQAQVKGVSGTWRDLTDNVNSMASNLTSQVRNIASVTTAVAKGDLGQKITVDAQGEILELKNTVNTMVDQLSSFADEVTRVAREVGIEGKLGGQAQVKGVSGTWRDLTENVNQLASTLTTQLRAISQVSTSVTRGDLTQRISVKAQGEVAELKDNINQMIVTLRETTKKNAEQGWLDSNQARIGGLLQGQRDLGEVCRMIMMEVTPLVDAQLGAFFLAETSDGVTRLRLTASYGYVARGHEVTFGPGEGLVGQAALSRRTIRVSAVPDGTITLRSGLAETNPADLVVLPVLFEGELLGVIEFASVATFSELHLSFLERLVTTIGIAVNTIQANRRTEELLSQSQRLALELQEQSAELQRTNAELEDKAQLLSEQKGNIETKNREIELARLGLEEKAQQLTRASAYKSEFLANMSHELRTPLNSLLLLARLLAENSEQNLTPKQTEFARTIHSAGSDLLSLIDDILDLSKIEAGRMDVQPVDVRFSDIRGYVEQAFKPQAEEKGLDFQVEIARDLPTTVVTDAQRLQQILRNLLSNAVKFTDAGAVTLRIGPAAENVVFDVPALTNARQVIAFTVVDTGIGIPDDKLSLIFEAFQQADGTTSRRYGGTGLGLSISRDLARLLGGTITVASMPGQGSTFTLFVPDVLAPDAVVAPLPPSPARAGLPSSLLMPPPELPKPPEGPATRRLEGATVLIVDDDVRNVFALTSALELHGMTVLYSDNGADGIRLLAEHPEVDIVLMDAMMPDQDGYETTRSIRRNHRFADLPIVFLTAKAMPGDRESALAAGGSDYITKPVDLDELIELMSTWISGSGREENQ, encoded by the coding sequence ATGACGACGGCGAGAACCACGGCCGGCGCGGACTCCGCGGCGTCCGACCACGAGACTGTCCTCGGCGAGCTGGCGGCGGCGCTGCGCCGGGTCGGCCAGGGCGATTTCAAGGTACGGCTGCCCCGTCGGGCGGGCGTCGCCGGTGACGTGGTCGACGCCTTCAACGATGTCGTGTCGTTGCAGGAGCGGCAGTACTTCGACCTGCGCCGGATCAGCCGGATCGTCGGCCGGGAGGGGCGGCTCACCGAGCGGCTCGATGAGGAGGGGCTGGACGGCTCCTGGGCGGAGGGCCAGCGGGCGGTCAACTCGCTCATCGACGACCTGGGCCGGCCCACCACCGAGATCGCGCGGGTGATCGTGGCGGTCGCCGACGGCGACCTCTCCCAGCACATGGCGCTGGAGATGGACGGCCGGCCGCTGCGGGGCGAGTTCCTGCACATCGGCCGCACCGTGAACACGATGGTGGACCAGCTCTCCTCGTTCTCCAGCGAGGTGACGCGGGTGGCCCGTGAGGTGGGCACCGAGGGCAAGCTCGGCGGCCAGGCCGACGTGCGGGGCGTCGCCGGCACCTGGAAGGACCTCACCGACTCGGTGAACACCATGGCGTCGAACCTCACCGACCAGGTGCGGTCGATCTCGCAGGTGGCCACGGCGGTGTCCGGGGGCGACCTGTCGCGGAAGATCACCGTGTCGGCGAAGGGCGAGGTCGCCGAGCTGGCGCACACCATGAACGGGCTCACCGACACGCTCCGGCTCTTCGCCGAGCAGGTGACCCGGGTGGCGCGGGAGGTGGGCACCGAGGGCAAGCTCGGCGGCCAGGCCGAGGTGCCGAACGTCGCGGGCACCTGGAAGGACCTGACCGACAGCGTCAACTCGATGGCGTCGAACCTGACCGCCCAGGTGCGGAACATCGCCCAGGTCTCCACCGCGGTCGCCCGGGGTGACCTCTCCCAGAAGATCACCGTCGCCGCGCAGGGCGAGATCCTGGAGCTGAAGGACACCGTCAACACGATGGTGGACCAGCTCTCGTCGTTCGCGGACGAGGTGACCCGGGTGGCCCGGGAGGTGGGCACCGAGGGCAAGCTCGGCGGCCAGGCGCAGGTGCGCGGGGTCTCCGGCACCTGGCGCGACCTGACCGAGAACGTCAACCAGCTCGCCGGCAACCTGACCAGCCAGGTCCGGAACATCTCCCAGGTCTCCACGGCGGTGGCGAAGGGTGACCTGTCGCAGAAGATCACCGTGGACGCCCGGGGTGAGATCCTGGAGCTGAAGTCGACGGTGAACACGATGGTGGACCAGCTCTCGTCGTTCGCGGACGAGGTGACGCGGGTGGCCCGTGAGGTGGGCACCGAGGGCAAGCTGGGTGGTCAGGCCCAGGTCAAGGGCGTCAGCGGTACGTGGCGGGACCTGACCGACAACGTGAACTCGATGGCGTCGAACCTGACGTCGCAGGTGCGGAACATCGCCTCGGTCACCACCGCCGTGGCGAAGGGTGACCTGTCGCAGAAGATCACCGTGGACGCCCGGGGCGAGATCCTGGAGCTGAAGTCGACGGTGAACACGATGGTGGATCAGCTCTCGTCGTTCGCGGACGAGGTGACGCGGGTGGCCCGTGAGGTGGGCACCGAGGGCAAGCTCGGCGGTCAGGCCCAGGTCCGGGGCGTCGCGGGCACCTGGCGGGACCTCACCGACAACGTGAACTCGATGGCGTCGAACCTGACCGCCCAGGTGCGGAACATCGCCCAGGTCTCCACCGCGGTCGCGAAGGGTGACCTGTCGCAGAAGATCACCGTGGACGCGCAGGGTGAGATCCTGGAGCTGAAGAACACGGTCAACACGATGGTGGACCAGCTCTCGTCGTTCGCCGACGAGGTGACGCGGGTCGCCCGCGAGGTGGGCACCGAGGGCAAGTTGGGTGGTCAGGCGCAGGTGAAGGGCGTCTCCGGCACCTGGCGGGACCTCACGGACAACGTGAACTCGATGGCGTCGAACCTGACGTCGCAGGTGCGGAACATCGCCTCGGTCACCACCGCCGTGGCCAAGGGCGACCTCGGCCAGAAGATCACCGTGGACGCGCAGGGTGAGATCCTGGAGCTGAAGAACACGGTCAACACGATGGTGGACCAGCTCTCGTCGTTCGCCGACGAGGTGACGCGGGTCGCCCGCGAGGTCGGCATCGAGGGCAAGTTGGGTGGTCAGGCGCAGGTGAAGGGCGTCTCCGGTACCTGGCGGGACCTCACCGAGAACGTCAACCAGCTCGCCTCCACCCTCACCACCCAGCTCCGGGCGATCTCCCAGGTCTCCACCTCGGTGACCCGGGGCGACCTGACCCAGCGGATCTCGGTGAAGGCGCAGGGCGAGGTTGCCGAGCTGAAGGACAACATCAACCAGATGATCGTCACCCTCCGGGAGACGACGAAGAAGAACGCCGAACAGGGCTGGCTGGACTCCAACCAGGCCCGCATCGGCGGTCTGCTCCAGGGGCAGCGCGACCTCGGCGAGGTCTGCCGCATGATCATGATGGAGGTCACGCCGCTGGTCGACGCCCAGCTCGGCGCCTTCTTCCTCGCCGAGACCTCGGACGGCGTCACGCGACTTCGGCTCACCGCCTCCTACGGGTACGTCGCCCGGGGCCACGAGGTCACCTTCGGTCCCGGCGAGGGCCTGGTCGGGCAGGCCGCCCTGTCCCGCCGCACCATCCGGGTCAGCGCGGTGCCGGACGGCACCATCACCCTCCGCTCCGGCCTGGCCGAGACGAACCCGGCCGACCTGGTCGTCCTTCCCGTGCTCTTCGAGGGGGAGCTGCTCGGGGTGATCGAGTTCGCCAGCGTGGCGACCTTCTCCGAGCTGCACCTCTCCTTCCTGGAGCGGCTGGTGACGACCATCGGCATCGCGGTCAACACCATCCAGGCCAACCGGCGTACGGAGGAACTGCTCTCCCAGTCGCAGCGCCTCGCGCTGGAGTTGCAGGAGCAGTCGGCGGAGTTGCAGCGCACCAACGCCGAACTGGAGGACAAGGCCCAGCTGCTGTCGGAGCAGAAGGGCAACATCGAGACGAAGAACCGGGAGATCGAGCTGGCCCGGCTCGGTCTGGAGGAGAAGGCGCAGCAGCTCACCCGCGCCTCGGCGTACAAGTCGGAGTTCCTGGCGAACATGAGCCACGAGCTGCGGACGCCGCTGAACTCGCTGCTGCTGCTGGCCCGGCTGCTCGCCGAGAACTCGGAGCAGAACCTCACCCCGAAACAGACCGAGTTCGCCCGGACGATCCACAGCGCCGGTTCCGACCTGCTCTCGCTGATCGACGACATCCTCGACCTGTCGAAGATCGAGGCCGGCCGGATGGACGTCCAGCCGGTCGACGTGCGCTTCTCCGACATCCGTGGCTACGTCGAGCAGGCGTTCAAGCCGCAGGCCGAGGAGAAGGGGCTCGACTTCCAGGTCGAGATCGCCCGGGACCTGCCGACCACCGTGGTCACCGACGCCCAGCGGTTGCAGCAGATCTTGCGCAACCTGCTCTCCAACGCGGTCAAGTTCACCGACGCCGGGGCGGTCACCCTGCGGATCGGCCCGGCGGCGGAGAACGTGGTCTTCGACGTGCCGGCGCTGACCAACGCCCGGCAGGTGATCGCCTTCACGGTGGTCGACACCGGGATCGGCATCCCGGACGACAAGCTGTCGCTGATCTTCGAGGCGTTCCAGCAGGCCGACGGGACCACCAGCCGCCGGTACGGCGGCACCGGCCTCGGACTCTCCATCAGCCGGGACCTGGCCCGCCTGCTCGGCGGCACGATCACCGTCGCCTCCATGCCCGGCCAGGGGTCGACGTTCACCCTCTTCGTGCCCGACGTGCTGGCCCCGGACGCGGTGGTCGCCCCGCTGCCGCCCTCGCCGGCCCGGGCCGGGCTGCCCTCGTCGCTGCTGATGCCCCCGCCGGAGCTGCCGAAGCCGCCGGAGGGCCCGGCGACGCGGCGGCTGGAGGGGGCCACCGTGCTGATCGTCGACGACGACGTCCGCAACGTCTTCGCCCTGACCAGCGCGTTGGAGTTGCACGGCATGACCGTGCTCTACTCGGACAACGGGGCGGACGGGATCCGGCTGCTCGCCGAGCACCCGGAGGTCGACATCGTGCTGATGGACGCCATGATGCCCGACCAGGACGGTTACGAGACGACCCGCTCGATCCGGCGCAACCACCGCTTCGCGGACCTTCCGATCGTCTTCCTGACCGCGAAGGCGATGCCCGGGGACCGGGAGTCCGCCCTGGCGGCGGGCGGCAGCGACTACATCACCAAGCCGGTCGACCTGGACGAGCTGATCGAGCTGATGTCGACCTGGATCAGCGGCAGCGGACGCGAGGAGAACCAGTGA
- a CDS encoding SpoIIE family protein phosphatase yields the protein MAAETGPTTTGGPDEHVRRVRLPADRRTPATARAVVRSVLAEAHLDELLNEALLLTTELSTNAVEHAGTELDIEVVADRVGLSVMVSDYAPGPVDELTVGVRNDTADIAEVAERGRGLLLVDHFASCWGTTYLPSGKGVWFRLDRPDVTPPRRDALAEGRRLSPCSSGTDGDGNPVETPGPSAAAMSELMQTRPDPYADDPLPDFATDLLTRVATMVGATGGLVRLDRGDGQGTQVLARYGRPPRTDSELLRVRLAVQRPYSGELELDAVPSAYARPLAALTAERLSLHLENDRLRRADIRRQAWLTFLAEASELLAQSLDVELTMALVPQLVVPRLGQWCAVHIADEWGRLNLAAASHTDESVLPHLHEVLRETGPESIQARLREAIRIGSQVPLGGPMEGFAVPLVARGQRLGTLAVGRHQRHRHDPDEIAVLEDVARRAALAIENARIHAERRRVAQTLQQSLLPPVLPVIEGIGFAAEYVPTGDDAEVGGDFYDVLPLPDGRWLVVIGDVSGKGVQAAAVTGLVRDVIRVLVGDGKPLPEALNRLNETLVERGGGRYCTLALAAVGPGEGNQLDVSLHLAGHDRPVLLRSAGGASFVGTGGTALGLLDAIASPTSVVPLDPGDALIFYTDGVTERRRGRELFGPDRLREAAAPLAGYSAEVIAARLRSTAINFSPEPPRDDIAVLVIRNDAV from the coding sequence GTGGCAGCGGAGACGGGACCGACGACGACCGGCGGCCCGGACGAGCACGTCCGGCGGGTCCGGCTGCCCGCCGACCGCCGCACCCCGGCCACCGCCCGGGCCGTGGTCCGCTCGGTGCTCGCCGAGGCCCACCTGGACGAGCTGCTCAACGAGGCGCTCCTGTTGACCACCGAGCTCTCCACCAACGCGGTCGAGCACGCCGGCACCGAGCTGGACATCGAGGTGGTCGCGGACCGGGTGGGGCTGAGCGTGATGGTCTCCGACTACGCGCCGGGGCCGGTGGACGAGCTGACCGTCGGGGTGCGCAACGACACGGCCGACATCGCCGAGGTCGCCGAGCGGGGCCGGGGCCTGCTCCTGGTCGACCACTTCGCGAGCTGCTGGGGGACGACCTACCTCCCCTCCGGCAAGGGCGTCTGGTTCCGGCTGGACCGTCCGGACGTCACCCCGCCACGCCGGGACGCGCTCGCCGAAGGCCGCCGGCTCTCCCCCTGTTCGTCGGGGACCGACGGTGACGGCAACCCGGTGGAGACCCCCGGGCCGAGCGCGGCCGCGATGAGCGAGCTGATGCAGACCCGTCCCGATCCGTACGCCGACGATCCGCTCCCCGACTTCGCCACCGACCTGCTCACCCGGGTCGCCACGATGGTCGGGGCCACCGGCGGGTTGGTCCGGCTGGACCGGGGCGACGGGCAGGGCACCCAGGTGCTGGCCCGGTACGGCCGGCCGCCCCGCACCGACAGCGAGCTGCTCCGGGTGCGGCTGGCGGTGCAGCGGCCGTACTCCGGTGAGCTGGAGCTGGACGCGGTGCCCTCGGCGTACGCGCGCCCGCTCGCCGCGTTGACCGCCGAACGGCTCTCCCTGCACCTGGAGAACGACCGGCTGCGCCGGGCCGACATCCGCCGGCAGGCCTGGCTGACCTTCCTGGCCGAGGCGAGCGAACTGCTCGCCCAGTCCCTCGACGTCGAGTTGACCATGGCGCTCGTCCCGCAGCTCGTGGTGCCCCGGCTCGGGCAGTGGTGCGCGGTGCACATCGCCGACGAGTGGGGGCGGCTCAACCTGGCGGCGGCCAGCCACACCGACGAGTCGGTCCTGCCGCACCTGCACGAGGTGCTCCGGGAGACCGGCCCGGAGTCGATCCAGGCCCGGCTGCGCGAGGCGATCCGGATCGGCTCGCAGGTGCCGCTGGGCGGCCCGATGGAGGGGTTCGCGGTGCCCCTGGTCGCGCGGGGGCAGCGGCTCGGCACCCTCGCGGTCGGCCGGCACCAGCGCCACCGGCACGACCCGGACGAGATCGCCGTGCTGGAGGACGTGGCCCGGCGGGCCGCGCTGGCGATCGAGAACGCCCGCATCCACGCGGAGCGCCGCCGGGTGGCGCAGACCCTGCAACAGTCGCTGCTGCCGCCGGTGCTGCCGGTGATCGAGGGCATCGGCTTCGCCGCCGAGTACGTCCCGACCGGGGACGACGCCGAGGTCGGGGGCGACTTCTACGACGTGCTGCCATTGCCGGACGGTCGTTGGCTGGTGGTGATCGGGGACGTCTCCGGCAAGGGCGTCCAGGCCGCTGCGGTGACCGGGCTGGTCCGCGACGTGATCCGGGTGCTGGTCGGCGACGGCAAGCCGCTGCCGGAGGCGCTGAACCGGCTCAACGAGACCCTGGTCGAGCGGGGCGGGGGCCGGTACTGCACGCTCGCCCTGGCGGCGGTCGGGCCGGGCGAGGGCAACCAGCTCGACGTGTCACTGCACCTCGCCGGGCACGACCGGCCGGTGCTGCTGCGCAGCGCGGGTGGGGCGTCCTTCGTCGGCACCGGCGGGACCGCCCTCGGCCTGCTCGACGCGATCGCCTCACCGACCTCGGTGGTCCCGCTCGACCCCGGCGACGCGCTGATCTTCTACACGGACGGGGTCACCGAACGGCGACGCGGCCGGGAACTCTTCGGCCCGGACCGCCTGCGGGAGGCAGCCGCGCCGCTCGCCGGCTACTCGGCGGAGGTGATCGCCGCCCGGCTGCGCTCCACCGCGATCAACTTCTCTCCCGAGCCGCCCCGGGACGACATCGCCGTGCTGGTCATCCGGAACGACGCCGTCTGA
- a CDS encoding FAD-binding protein has protein sequence MSGSLPSAHRSGPADIARRLVEICGPSFARPAGPADEVAGRLAGWVAVPGDARAAAEVLRLAAAHDLTVVPRGAGTKIDWGAAPERVDIMLDTGRLAGIRSPGGPGWHGSAGAARSGPAGSGWSGPVGHPEGRHRRSESVPDPSGSVVEVGAGTPLRAVQAALERTGWRLALDAPSPGATVGGVLAADEAGPLRLRYGTPGDQLLGLRYLTADGELVEADGDTSGPELARLLCGSHGGLGVLVSATLRARPLPPRRAWVTRPVWTPLEVHELIRAVLSAGLRPAAIELDLPAVRRPPTPRPAVSGPAWSGHPAGSARAAHPAGSGRAAHPAGSARSGPIPGSGRSTPPAAGDLVMLLEGGPADVTERARHLTRLLGEGATVADSPPEWWRHYPFRPDDIALRVDVPLTDLHAAIYALRDAVGAPVPVRGSVGLGVAHAVLPGGTSVERVASILTAVRQVLLARDGRCVVLAAPPAVRQGVDLWGDLPALSRLRAAKQQLDPHHRLAPGRLPGGL, from the coding sequence ATGTCGGGATCCCTGCCTTCGGCCCACCGTTCCGGTCCGGCCGACATCGCCCGTCGGCTCGTCGAGATCTGCGGCCCGTCCTTCGCCCGTCCCGCCGGACCGGCCGACGAGGTCGCCGGACGGCTGGCCGGCTGGGTGGCGGTGCCGGGCGATGCCCGCGCCGCCGCCGAGGTGCTGCGGCTGGCCGCCGCGCACGACCTGACCGTGGTGCCCCGGGGCGCGGGCACCAAGATCGATTGGGGTGCCGCGCCGGAGCGGGTGGACATCATGCTCGACACCGGCCGGCTCGCCGGCATCCGCTCCCCGGGCGGCCCTGGCTGGCATGGCTCGGCCGGTGCCGCCCGGTCCGGGCCCGCCGGGAGCGGGTGGTCGGGGCCGGTCGGCCATCCCGAAGGGCGCCACCGCCGGTCCGAGAGCGTTCCCGACCCGTCGGGATCAGTGGTCGAGGTCGGCGCGGGCACCCCGCTGCGCGCCGTACAGGCCGCATTGGAGCGGACGGGATGGCGTCTGGCGCTGGACGCTCCGTCCCCCGGGGCGACCGTTGGCGGTGTGCTCGCCGCCGACGAGGCCGGTCCGTTGCGCCTGCGGTACGGCACCCCGGGCGACCAACTCCTCGGCCTGCGCTACCTGACCGCCGACGGGGAGCTGGTCGAGGCCGACGGCGACACGTCCGGCCCGGAGTTGGCCCGGCTGCTCTGCGGCTCGCACGGCGGGCTCGGCGTGCTCGTCTCGGCCACCCTGCGGGCCCGGCCCCTGCCACCCCGCCGTGCCTGGGTCACCCGGCCGGTCTGGACGCCGCTGGAGGTGCACGAGCTGATCCGCGCCGTGCTGTCGGCCGGGCTCCGCCCCGCCGCGATCGAGCTGGACCTTCCCGCCGTGCGCCGGCCGCCGACCCCTCGTCCCGCCGTGTCCGGCCCCGCCTGGTCGGGCCATCCGGCGGGCTCGGCCCGAGCGGCGCACCCGGCTGGTTCCGGACGGGCCGCCCACCCGGCCGGCTCGGCGCGTTCCGGTCCGATCCCCGGGAGCGGACGGTCCACCCCACCCGCCGCCGGTGACCTGGTGATGCTTCTGGAAGGGGGCCCGGCCGACGTGACCGAGCGGGCCCGCCACCTGACCAGGCTGCTCGGGGAGGGGGCCACCGTCGCCGACTCCCCGCCCGAGTGGTGGCGGCACTACCCGTTCCGGCCGGACGACATCGCGCTCCGGGTCGACGTCCCCCTCACCGACCTGCACGCCGCCATCTACGCGCTGCGGGACGCGGTGGGTGCCCCGGTGCCGGTACGCGGCTCGGTCGGCCTCGGCGTGGCCCATGCCGTGCTGCCCGGTGGCACATCCGTGGAGCGGGTGGCCTCGATCCTCACCGCGGTCCGACAGGTGCTCCTGGCCCGTGACGGCCGCTGCGTGGTGCTGGCCGCGCCACCCGCCGTCCGGCAGGGCGTCGACCTCTGGGGCGACCTGCCGGCCCTGTCCCGGTTGCGCGCGGCCAAGCAGCAGCTCGACCCGCACCACCGGCTCGCCCCCGGCCGCCTGCCCGGCGGCCTCTGA